A stretch of Castanea sativa cultivar Marrone di Chiusa Pesio chromosome 2, ASM4071231v1 DNA encodes these proteins:
- the LOC142625446 gene encoding uncharacterized protein LOC142625446: MYLSAPPLLCPSMSGEELFLYLAVSSAAVSAALIREEGKVQKPVYFISWALRGAEERYPRMEKLAFALVTAAQKLKPYFQAHTINVLTDKPLQRAMSSPETAGRMAL; this comes from the coding sequence ATGTATCTCTCCGCCCCGCCGTTGCTTTGCCCATCTATGTcgggggaagaattgttcctgtaccttgccgtctcctCAGCCGCGGTCAGTGCAgctctcattagagaagaaggaaaggtacaaaagcccgtgtactttataaGCTGGGCACTAAGAGGAGCAGAAGAGAGATACCCTCGGATGGAAAAACTCGCATTTGCTCTTGTGACCGCGGCCCAgaagctcaagccatactttcaagcacataccataaatgtcctgacaGATAAACCCTTACAGAGAGCAATGAGCAGTCCCGAAACTGCTGGACGGATGGCGCTATAG
- the LOC142625447 gene encoding putative mitochondrial protein AtMg00310 codes for MVALAIPTYSMSIFKIPRAVCAGLNSVLAKYWWGQSQNEQKIHWINWGKLCTPKDRGGVGFRDVHAFNLVMLAKQAWRLIHRTHSLFYRVYKARYFPVCSFLEAELGSNPSFMWRSLLSARELIREGLAKSLKEKLSRKELEMWAMVAWSIWNARNRLYFEASQTPPQAILKSAEMLLEDYQRLSRSMPSN; via the exons ATGGTGGCCTTAGCAATACCTACGTACTCAATGAGCATCTTCAAAATCCCTAGGGCTGTGTGTGCCGGACTGAACTCGGTGTTAGCTAAGTATTGGTGGGGGCAGTCCCAGAATGAGCAGAAAATTCACTGGATTAACTGGGGCAAACTATGCACTCCTAAGGACAGAGGTGGGGTGGGTTTTCGCGATGTTCATGCCTTTAACCTTGTGATGCTGGCTAAGCAGGCGTGGAGACTCATTCACAGAACACACTCGCTGTTCTACAGGGTGTACAAAGCAAGGTACTTCCCCGTTTGCTCATTCTTGGAGGCCGAACTAGGAAGCAACCCCTCATTCATGTGGCGCAGTCTCCTCAGTGCTAGGGAGCTGATTCGGGAGGG TTTAGCCAAATCTTTGAAGGAAAAGTTGTCTCGGAAGGAGCTGGAGATGTGGGCCATGGTGGCATGGTCCATTTGGAATGCGCGAAACAGGTTATATTTTGAAGCGTCTCAAACTCCACCACAGGCAATTCTCAAAAGTGCAGAAATGTTATTGGAAGATTACCAACGGCTATCACGTAGCATGCCTAGTAACTGA